The Diospyros lotus cultivar Yz01 chromosome 15, ASM1463336v1, whole genome shotgun sequence genome has a window encoding:
- the LOC127792615 gene encoding uncharacterized protein LOC127792615, with the protein MGDSETETLGILEEIQALVSDKLQVVSYKWLSRNFLLSSNASKRMLQAFVEKHGNGLEIVYTLSGWLKNNPSVYHIRLVCGPKLEEAKKEFDGNCSVQVYSVQACIPKDPAALWNAEFVQAEELCRQPPTIDNCLRDNRFCGISNFFVKRNVDGTALSTAAPQPKTSGLTGLSRSNSTNQNVATSHSQQKKVQQSSPKVSVVSPNVVKDVKTESHITGGQERPPEKEKVPQLPANKKKAHKDKNTSGNGGSLANMWDRASIKLKPGSTTKEANNTVSDATASAEAQIYAQEATEAISSDDDDGLRVNLKRASNGEGSRKRRVVLDFSDEEAEYKDAVNLASPDPPKRQSFLNKESIKSSSPEKNNLATGREKDNKLNVKEDNVSQKSKEPSREDSSIVSKGKTSEVSPSDNVHNPENNIKSLDKVNDAPSTSPKRRKVLKTEIDERGREVTKVVWEGQETEAKADGNTVKKEDKPPSNNISGNRPEATKKSPAVGTTAPSKAGNKKAGNPKDPKQGNIMSFFRRV; encoded by the exons ATGGGCGATTCCGAAACCGAAACCCTAGGCATCCTAGAAGAGATTCAAGCCCTTGTCTCCGACAAGCTTCAAGTG GTTTCCTACAAGTGGCTGAGTCGTAACTTTTTGCTGTCATCGAATGCTTCAAAGAG GATGCTTCAAGCATTTGTTGAAAAACATGGAAATGGGTTGGAAATAGTCTATACGTTGTCTGGCTGGTTGAAGAATAATCCTTCGGTCTACCATATAAGGCTTGTTTGTGGGCCAAAACTTGAAG AAGCCAAAAAAGAATTTGATGGCAATTGCTCGGTTCAGGTGTATAGTGTGCAAGCTTGCATCCCAAAGGATCCGGCAGCACTTTGGAATGCTGAATTTGTGCAAGCAGAAGAACTATGTAGGCAGCCCCCCACAATTGACAATTGCTTGCGAGATAACAG GTTCTGtggaatttcaaattttttcgtCAAGCGCAATGTTGATGGAACAGCTCTCAGCACTGCAGCTCCACAACCCAAGACTTCAGGGCTGACAGGGTTGAGCAGAAGTAATTCAACAAATCAAAATGTGGCTACCTCTCATTCTCAGCAGAAGAAAGTCCAACAATCAAGCCCCAAGGTCAGTGTAGTGTCTCCCAATGTGGTAAAAGATGTTAAAACTGAGAGTCATATTACAGGAGGTCAAGAGAGACCtcctgaaaaagaaaaagttcctCAATTGCCTGCTAACAAAAAGAAAGCCCATAAGGATAAGAACACTTCAGGAAATGGGGGCTCATTAGCAAATATGTGGGATCGGGCATCCATAAAGTTGAAGCCTGGCAGCACCACCAAAGAAGCTAATAATACTGTTTCAGACGCCACTG CTAGTGCAGAAGCTCAAATATATGCTCAAGAAGCAACAGAGGCTATAagtagtgatgatgatgatggccTGCGTGTTAACTTGAAGAGAGCATCCAATGGTGAAGGCAGTAGAAAGAGAAGGGTTGTGTTGGATTTCTCAGACGAAGAAGCTGAATATAAAGATGCTGTAAATCTAGCATCGCCAGATCCCCCCAAAAGGCAATCTTTTCTGAATAAAGAGAGTATTAAATCCTCAAGTCCGGAGAAGAATAATTTGGCTACTGGCAGAGAAAAAGATAACAAACTGAATGTGAAGGAAGATAATGTATCTCAGAAGTCTAAAGAACCATCAAGGGAAGATTCATCCATTGTCAGCAAAGGCAAGACTTCTGAGGTTTCCCCTTCAGACAACGTTCACAAtcctgaaaataatataaaatcactGGACAAAGTGAATGATGCTCCTTCAACTTCACCTAAGAGGAGAAAAGTATTGAAGACTGAGATTGATGAGCGCGGGAGAGAAG TAACGAAGGTTGTTTGGGAGGGCCAAGAGACAGAGGCCAAAGCAGATGGTAACACGGTCAAGAAAGAAGATAAGCCGCCCTCAAATAACATCAGTGGAAACAG GCCAGAGGCAACTAAGAAGTCACCAGCTGTGGGGACCACGGCCCCATCTAAAGCAGGAAATAAGAAGGCAGGAAACCCCAAGGACCCCAAACAAGGAAATATAATGTCATTCTTCAGGAGGGTTTAA
- the LOC127791372 gene encoding uncharacterized protein LOC127791372 has product MGCAGSSESRGDGTVKKIQKPKPWKHSPQITKTQLMQMREEFWDTAPHYGGRKEIWDALRAAAEADLTLAQAIVDSAGVILQSADLTVCYDERGAKYELPNYVLSEPTNLVRDT; this is encoded by the exons ATGGGATGTGCTGGATCGTCGGAGAGCAGAGGAGATG GCACAGTGAAGAAGATCCAAAAGCCAAAACCTTGGAAGCATTCACCACAGATAACAAAGACTCAACTTATGCAAATGCGTGAGGAATTTTGGGACACTGCACCTCACTATGGTGGAAGGAAAG AAATATGGGATGCACTTCGTGCTGCTGCTGAAGCTGATCTAACACTTGCCCAAGCAATTGTGGACAGCGCAGGGGTCATCTTGCAAAGTGCTGATTTGACAGTATGTTATGATGAAAGAG GTGCAAAATATGAACTACCAAATTATGTTTTGAGTGAGCCAACGAACTTGGTTCGAGACACCTGA